The following are encoded together in the Pseudoalteromonas piscicida genome:
- the hutH gene encoding histidine ammonia-lyase, producing MYSLSLIPGQLTLNTLRKINQQPVHLSLDESAKAAIANSANTVQQVIKEGRTVYGINTGFGLLANTKIAKDELELLQRSIVLSHAAGIGELMDDSTVRLMMVLKINSLSRGFSGIRLDVIEFLAALVNAEVYPCVPKKGSVGASGDLAPLSHMCLPILGEGQVRYRGELINAIDGLKIAGLEPLTLAAKEGLALLNGTQASTAFALQGLFRAEDLYAQSCVVGSMSIEAAMGSRSPFDARIHEVRGQQGQIDTAMAFRDILQTRSEISDAHVDCEKVQDPYCLRCQPQVLGACLTQIRQAAEVILVESNGVTDNPLVFADAGDIISGGNFHAEPIAMAADNLALAIAEIGALAERRIALLIDSSLSKLPPFLVNNGGVNSGFMIAQVTAAALASENKTLAHPGSVDSLPTSANQEDHVSMATFAARRLQEMADNTQGVLAVEYLAAAQGLDFRAPLKPSDKVAAAQQILRAVVSFYDKDRYFAPDIESANALLGQAALAHLLPAQLLPSA from the coding sequence ATGTACTCACTAAGTTTAATCCCAGGCCAATTGACTTTAAACACGTTACGAAAAATCAATCAACAGCCTGTTCATCTCAGCTTAGACGAATCAGCGAAAGCCGCTATTGCTAACAGTGCAAACACAGTTCAGCAAGTGATCAAAGAAGGGCGCACCGTTTACGGCATTAATACGGGTTTTGGCTTGCTGGCCAACACCAAAATTGCAAAAGACGAATTAGAGTTGCTACAACGCTCTATTGTACTGTCGCACGCAGCCGGTATTGGCGAGTTAATGGACGATAGTACCGTTCGACTCATGATGGTGCTAAAAATCAACTCACTCTCTCGTGGCTTCTCTGGGATCCGCTTGGATGTAATTGAATTCTTAGCGGCCTTGGTTAATGCCGAAGTCTATCCTTGTGTGCCCAAGAAAGGCTCGGTCGGGGCATCAGGCGATCTCGCACCACTATCGCATATGTGTTTGCCGATCCTTGGCGAAGGCCAGGTTCGCTATCGTGGTGAGCTTATCAATGCCATCGATGGATTAAAAATAGCAGGACTTGAACCACTTACTTTAGCTGCAAAAGAAGGTCTCGCACTACTTAACGGTACACAAGCATCTACAGCCTTTGCACTGCAAGGCCTATTCAGAGCTGAAGATCTTTATGCGCAAAGCTGTGTCGTTGGTTCAATGAGCATTGAAGCGGCCATGGGCAGCCGCTCGCCATTTGATGCTCGTATTCACGAAGTCCGTGGTCAGCAAGGCCAAATCGACACCGCAATGGCGTTTAGAGATATCTTACAAACTCGCTCAGAAATAAGTGATGCTCATGTTGATTGTGAAAAAGTACAAGACCCTTATTGCTTACGTTGTCAACCACAAGTGCTTGGTGCGTGTTTAACTCAGATCCGCCAGGCCGCTGAGGTGATCCTCGTAGAATCCAATGGGGTCACAGATAACCCGCTGGTATTTGCTGATGCTGGCGATATTATTTCTGGCGGCAACTTCCATGCAGAACCTATCGCGATGGCGGCTGATAACCTAGCGCTTGCCATTGCTGAAATTGGTGCATTGGCTGAACGTCGTATCGCGCTGCTTATTGATTCGAGCTTATCAAAACTGCCTCCCTTCTTAGTTAACAATGGCGGTGTAAACTCGGGCTTTATGATTGCGCAAGTCACCGCTGCAGCACTGGCCTCTGAAAACAAAACACTCGCACATCCAGGCAGTGTTGACAGCCTCCCAACCTCGGCAAACCAAGAAGACCATGTTTCCATGGCAACCTTTGCGGCAAGACGCTTACAGGAAATGGCTGACAACACCCAAGGTGTACTCGCAGTTGAATATCTTGCTGCAGCGCAGGGGTTAGATTTTAGAGCGCCACTTAAGCCATCTGACAAAGTGGCTGCAGCTCAGCAAATATTACGAGCAGTCGTGAGCTTTTATGACAAAGATAGGTATTTTGCACCTGATATTGAAAGTGCCAATGCATTATTGGGTCAAGCTGCACTGGCGCACCTGCTACCAGCACAACTCTTACCTTCAGCCTAA
- a CDS encoding methyl-accepting chemotaxis protein, whose product MLENLSLRKKILLLIGGTISVLLIIASSFFVSHIATLSRDGIERETQSYIQAEKLAMEAFFGQYGKVVETFVSTPHNIHWFENYNTRGADLTKDRDYQEVNEDLVRIAKGDENILSAFIASANTGEYFKENDRTSAYSDGRPYYAYQRPWWQDTLDVGKLYVGPIATDINTGAVSAVIRQPIYNNGGKLVAMGGVDLQINKLNDMVERIKFQDKGFGFLLDGDLNVVHLSKRTGHSLSTTDEGEKGKEGLDGLESQFANTSGFDALNAAIKRNPAGNSTVTFKGEAYYVVYDNVKLDNPLLDWHVGLLIPVSLIEAPVNDAVMSTITVLIIILAIIVAMILLATQMITKPIVALTETMRDIASGEGDLTRRIDITSKDEVGQLALHMNTFIDKLRAMMLDTAAQAEQLSNASAQLREVSNNTNSEIQREKEQVDSVSAAVTEMAATVTEISRNAQETNQAADVVQRITNEGAGRSSQAQEVMTELALHIGEAAKVVAGLEQETSNIGAVIDVINGIAEQTNLLALNAAIEAARAGEQGRGFAVVADEVRSLASRTQESTDDIRNMISRLQQIAQQASVMMQQGQDRAEGTVEETQAVLDALKEITESVTTVQDQSHQIATSTEQQTVVAEDINNSLNQINELVNSTANHANVLADEARDLNDLAKALNSTVNQFKL is encoded by the coding sequence ATGCTTGAGAATTTATCCCTTAGAAAGAAAATATTGCTGCTAATTGGCGGCACCATTTCCGTATTATTAATTATTGCATCAAGCTTTTTCGTCAGCCATATTGCAACGCTCTCTCGAGATGGTATTGAACGAGAAACGCAAAGCTATATTCAAGCCGAAAAATTGGCGATGGAAGCGTTCTTTGGCCAATACGGCAAAGTAGTTGAAACTTTTGTTTCTACGCCTCACAACATTCATTGGTTTGAAAATTATAATACCCGTGGCGCCGATCTGACTAAAGATAGAGACTATCAAGAGGTCAATGAAGACTTAGTTAGAATCGCCAAAGGTGATGAAAATATTCTCTCAGCCTTTATTGCCTCAGCAAACACCGGTGAATATTTTAAAGAAAATGATCGTACATCAGCATATTCAGATGGTCGACCTTACTACGCCTATCAGCGCCCATGGTGGCAGGATACGCTTGATGTAGGTAAATTGTATGTTGGTCCAATTGCAACCGATATCAATACCGGTGCGGTGTCTGCTGTGATCCGTCAACCTATCTACAATAACGGCGGCAAACTCGTCGCCATGGGTGGCGTCGACTTACAAATCAATAAATTGAACGATATGGTTGAACGTATCAAGTTTCAAGATAAAGGTTTTGGCTTTTTGCTCGATGGTGATTTAAATGTTGTGCATTTATCCAAGCGTACTGGTCATTCACTCTCTACCACAGATGAAGGCGAGAAAGGCAAAGAAGGTTTAGATGGCCTTGAATCTCAGTTTGCCAATACATCAGGCTTTGACGCTCTAAATGCCGCTATCAAGCGTAATCCCGCAGGCAACAGTACGGTCACGTTCAAAGGGGAAGCGTATTATGTTGTTTATGACAATGTGAAATTAGACAACCCCCTATTGGATTGGCACGTTGGCCTACTCATTCCGGTGTCGCTGATCGAAGCGCCAGTAAATGACGCCGTCATGAGCACAATCACAGTCTTGATTATTATCTTAGCCATTATCGTGGCAATGATCTTGCTCGCCACGCAAATGATTACCAAACCGATTGTAGCACTTACCGAAACCATGCGAGACATCGCATCGGGTGAAGGCGACCTGACTAGACGTATCGATATCACCAGTAAAGATGAAGTCGGTCAACTCGCGCTTCATATGAATACCTTCATCGATAAACTTAGAGCAATGATGCTCGATACCGCAGCGCAAGCGGAGCAATTAAGTAATGCTTCCGCCCAATTACGTGAAGTATCAAACAATACTAACAGTGAGATTCAGCGCGAAAAAGAACAGGTAGATAGCGTAAGCGCGGCAGTAACCGAGATGGCTGCCACTGTGACTGAAATCTCACGTAATGCACAAGAGACCAACCAAGCCGCTGATGTCGTGCAACGTATTACGAATGAAGGTGCAGGACGCTCATCGCAAGCCCAAGAAGTCATGACTGAACTTGCACTTCATATTGGTGAGGCCGCAAAAGTGGTTGCCGGACTTGAACAAGAAACCAGTAACATAGGCGCCGTTATCGACGTGATTAACGGTATTGCTGAACAAACGAACTTACTAGCACTAAATGCTGCCATAGAAGCCGCCAGAGCGGGCGAGCAAGGCCGAGGCTTTGCGGTGGTTGCTGATGAAGTAAGATCGCTTGCAAGCCGTACACAAGAGTCTACCGATGACATTCGCAATATGATCTCTCGTTTACAGCAAATTGCACAGCAAGCTTCAGTGATGATGCAACAAGGTCAAGACCGCGCAGAGGGGACCGTAGAGGAAACGCAAGCCGTGCTTGATGCCTTGAAAGAAATCACAGAATCGGTCACGACAGTACAAGACCAGAGTCATCAAATTGCCACATCAACAGAGCAGCAAACCGTTGTTGCAGAAGATATTAACAATAGCCTTAACCAAATAAATGAGCTCGTTAATAGCACGGCCAACCACGCCAATGTACTGGCAGATGAAGCCCGTGACTTGAACGACTTAGCCAAGGCGCTTAACTCAACAGTAAACCAATTTAAGCTTTAA